The Silene latifolia isolate original U9 population chromosome Y, ASM4854445v1, whole genome shotgun sequence sequence GGGAAACTGAAGAAAAAGCACAGGGTAGTGAAAGTTGCTGCCAGGGTACGAATGGAGTTTCATGTTGCAGAGATGGGCCAGCAATTAATGGTGAACGTGAAGTGACCCCAAAGACTACCATAGAGAAGTCTTCTGAGAAACAATGCTCAGTGTGCTTACCAGGATGGATTGGTAAGTGGGAGCAGAGTGATGTTTTGGTTGCTGCTGGTGTTATTGGAGCTGTTGCAACCATTGCTGTGGCTTACACCGTTTTCAAGAGGCCGTCATAGGTTTTCCTGATGTCTACTATGTTTTTGACCTGTTACAAAATAGTAATACTAGAGCCAATCATCCTTTACCAAGGTATAAACAAAGTAACCCTAAATACTGCGTGTATTCTTAGAAGTGACTGGTTAATGGACCTAAAAGTTGGGAGGTAGTGGGGACTAAACGATGAATAATTCCACTTGCCAATATTATTGCTGCTAGTTCACTGTCAAAGTTTGCATTGTCTTGGTGTTTGCTGAATATGGGGATAATCCTTGTTCACTTTCTTTTAATGAACGTGTACTCGCGTCAACAGttatttctttctcttttttttttttgacagccgtAAAGAAAGTTATCCTAGCTAGTCATAGCTTTTTTGCAAGGCTATGAGCGTGCATATTATAGGACCTAGGAATATAACTAAACGATAGACAATGAAAAGAAGAGCAAAGAGATAGGATATCATCCAGGACTCCCGAAGCCAGGTGATGTGCCCGTTCGATCCCTGCAAAATGACAAATAAGTGGAAGACAGTCCGAAGAAATCTCCAAATGCCAGTATCCAGAACTCTTCGCCCATAAAAGGACCTCTTTAACACCAATGGCCTCAGCTTGTGTCGTGGATTCAGCTACAATTGCCTTACTATACTCGTAGAATCTGTTCCCAGTACCTGTGAATGCAACCCACCCAATACCCGCCTTACTCGTAGATTTCCATCCTGCATCAACCATAACTCGGACGCGCTCACAAGAGTGTGCCAACCCAATCATATGAACAGGGTTGCTATTTTTAATCTGCACAAAATTGTTTTCTGACGAATCCTGCTCATTCAGAGTATCCACATCCTTAACCTTGAGAGCCTTTTCAATTGCCATATCTGCCGTCCTCACCACTTGCGTCCACATATTGAGAAACATAGTTGGGTGAAAGGGCTCCCCCTTAAAAAGTATCCTATTTCGAATACCCCATAAATACCATAGCGTAGCCAAAAACCGGACCATACGAAACTCAGCATCATTTATCTTTTCAAGATATGCCATCCAATTTATAATCCAATTTGCTAAACTAATAGAGGTGCATCCGGTCGTCTTGATTCCAAGATCCGAACACACCCATAATGTCCTAGCAATCTCGCAATCCCTAAAAAGATGCTCCGTCGTTTCCATGATCCCACCATCATTACTACAGAGCTTGCAGCAATGATCAAGATCCATATTTCTTCTTGCAAAATTAACACCTATTGAGAGCGTGATCGTTAAAATTCGCtacataagaattttccataccgcCGGACCTGGTAAACGCCATAGTCTAGTCCTGCAGAAGACACGACTCACTTGATCTAAGCGAGTCTTGTCTTTAATACTCCTTTTTCGCTCCATATATCCTCTTTGTAAGATACCATATCTACTTTTAACATTATACTCACCCTTACTAGTATAATTCTACGAGATTTCATCAACTATCCTCGAGTTGCAAATAGGCATAGCAATGATTCTATTAGCACATTCCTCCTAGAAGAGTTGTCTAACCAAGTGTATTTTCAAGTAACAGAATCGCTAAAAGCCACATGTGTTGGGCTATACCTACATGAAGAAAGCCTCCGTTAATAAAAAAATTTGTTGCGTAATATAGTTCGTACGAGCCACTCTCTTTATTCCGTTTGATTAAGATCATTTGTGTTTTGGGCACATATGTATTAAAGTCATGCTATTAGTCGGGTATTTCCCTTGCCATGAAACTTCTGAAGTTCAGTTCTACAATTACCTGATTGTAACTAGAGGTGAGCAAAACCGATTAACCGAATTGGATTTGAAAACCGGTTTGGTTACCGGTTTTCAAAAACAGGTTTTTCCCAAATCGAAACCGCTTCGGTTTTAAACCGGATAACCGGTTTTTTAACAACTTGTAAATCGGATCTGAAAACCGGTTACCCGGATCCAAATTTATAAACCGGTTTTAACTTTTTTTTACACACAAATTGACGCTTTTCAACCCACCTCTCCATCCTAACTCTTAAATTCCTACCTAAACCTTCATGCATCCCCATTAATTCAACCAAATCACACGTCTTTGTTTTTTTAAAgtcattttctaattttttttttttcgaaaaaaaagtaATTCGGTTTAAAATGGGTACCCGATTTTGCTTTTTTTAAGGATCCGAAACCGAAGCggatttcccaaaaaaaaaaaaccggttCGGGTACCGAACCGGAAAAAAACCGAATTATCGGGTTTCTTAATTCGGTTATCGGTTCGATTTCGATTTAAaaattcggttcgatttcgaTTTAAAAATTCAGTTCGATTtgttttgctcagccctaattGTAACATAAGCAGCAACTTTACAATGGTGAAGAACTAGCAAGCCAAATACAATGGTTTTCGCAGTGGTGATTGTTTTGCCTATGAAAAATTAACCAGCCAAATACGATTGACCACCGAATCCTATTGCTTCCTACAGACTTGTACATCAATATCTGATCAACTAAATATCGGCTAAACCACCAAACTGGTTTAAAAAAAGTACAGTCCGTCTTGCTTATgacggtcacaaacttgtgacctctcacaatcCTCTCCCACTTGCCCTCCCTACTTGCTCTCCCATTTGCAAATTTGTTAtacgtcacaagtttgtgacgaatttagcccgtcacaaatgagaatttgtgaaaaaaGTAAGGGTTGTTGGACAGTATTAGAAATGTATTAGTtgggacaaattggtaaaaaaaaagcaAGATTTTTGTGCATGTTGATTAAACAATACATGATTATTAAGGTAAGGAGACGGCACACGAAGTTTTGAATGATATTTTTATAACAGCCCGACTAACCATCGTCGTAACACGCCCCCTGTAACACCCCGAACctagggtcgggagcggtcactcacggcAGCTTGCCAGGTTGTGTACATGACCCGCAGATCAACAGGGGTCTtttccagcgcattttgtcctcactcatgcgcatcccaggAACCtttccaggaggtcacccatcctaagactactcccagccaagcacgcttaactgtggagttcttttgcacggataaccagaaaagaaagtgcactttgttgatatgagtaatactttcaatccctttaagcactagtcagattttaagctAATCAATGGACCTCTACAAGGGGTTACCCTACCaagcactagtcagattttaagctAATCAATGAACCTCTACAAGGGGTTACCCTACCAATAACGTATTtggttcagtggagtattacacCCCTTCATTTAGCCGACTAGCCACCGTCATAACACACCCTCTCGTTTAGATAAGATGTTCACTTTTGGGCCCGTTTTGTCCTCACTTAAACCCAAAAGCACAAGACCTTCTTaataagtggtgggtggaatcctttataaacatatcacaagcctcTTATTTtgccgatgtgggacaacttaaaCTCATAACCTCACAGGGTGTTACAATTTTCGACCTCGAAGGTATTTTGCTTGGTTCCACACAATCAAGTTGTGTGTCTGTATCTAGACTCTGCAAACAGGTAAATCGGGTCGTATTCAGGTTCAGTCAATTCAAGTCGAATGATTTTTGGGTTCAGCGTGATGCAGGAGCATACTCGGAAAGGACAAGTAACACGGATTACTTGGTGAGCAAGCAAAGAAGCTGGATTACTTGGCGTGCAAGTGTGaaatccctgaaaaaatctccctTTTGAAATAAATAATAGTATGGAGTGAGTCGccaataggttttataaaaaaacatacaaaaacaatttTAACGGAAAAGACCATTTTTGATCCCTGGTATGGGGACTCATcggtcactccggtctgaaccaaagattgcggattcgggggtaaaggtacagtcagggaaggtgttaggcacccggatcgcccatcaaactgacgacttctactatttatttgtaatattatatatttgacgataaAAAAGGTTacagcaactctcctataggaccgtcctatagcataggacgggCCCAATTAGAGTTGGCATTGGGCCGTGCTGGGCCGGTCCGCGTGCCGGCCCATC is a genomic window containing:
- the LOC141628831 gene encoding uncharacterized protein LOC141628831, yielding MDLDHCCKLCSNDGGIMETTEHLFRDCEIARTLWVCSDLGIKTTGCTSISLANWIINWMAYLEKINDAEFRMVRFLATLWYLWGIRNRILFKGEPFHPTMFLNMWTQVVRTADMAIEKALKVKDVDTLNEQDSSENNFVQIKNSNPVHMIGLAHSCERVRVMVDAGWKSTSKAGIGWVAFTGTGNRFYEYSKAIVAESTTQAEAIGVKEVLLWAKSSGYWHLEISSDCLPLICHFAGIERAHHLASGVLDDILSLCSSFHCLSFSYIPRSYNMHAHSLAKKL